The nucleotide window CAAACTCTGGTACGATGAAAAGGAAGGTGTACTTCGTGGAGAAATCTACGAAAGATTCGACGTGGAGTCCCTCGAGCGGTTCTATAACGAGGCTACCAAGTATACACCAGAACAGCAGCACTACGTCGTCGGTTGGTTATACGACGAGGCACAGAAAATGGTTGGCAAGGAAGAGCGAAAGATTGCCAAGGAAAAGGGTGATCTGGTGCATTTCAAGAAAATGGCACTCCTTGGCGCAAAGCCGGTTATTCGAATGGTTGCCCAAATAGTCATGTCCGCTCAAGGACGGGGTAAAGACTTCAAGTTCTTCGACAGCGAGGAAGAAGCCTTAGCCTGGATTAGAGAGCAAAAAGCGTTGGATAAGAAAGCTCTGGCAACACAAAGATAGTATAATCCTTTGTCTCATGAGGAGCAAAACATGCCTAAAGCGATAAAAGACCTGGAGGAAAGGCTTGCAAGGATGGAAGAGATTCTCTCTCAGGCGGCCTGCGGCGGATTCGATGTTGAGTTCGACTTTAATGAGGAGAATATCGACGCGCTGACCGGCGTTGAGACAGGGGTAAAAGTGCTTATAGCCGATATGGGCGAGACGATCACCGAAAGCCGCAAGCGCGCAGAGGAACTCGAGGAGAAGCTTGACCTCATCGAACAGCAGCGCAAGGCTATAGAG belongs to bacterium and includes:
- a CDS encoding STAS/SEC14 domain-containing protein is translated as MNINLQETTMAKEKFKLWYDEKEGVLRGEIYERFDVESLERFYNEATKYTPEQQHYVVGWLYDEAQKMVGKEERKIAKEKGDLVHFKKMALLGAKPVIRMVAQIVMSAQGRGKDFKFFDSEEEALAWIREQKALDKKALATQR